From Hydra vulgaris chromosome 07, alternate assembly HydraT2T_AEP, a single genomic window includes:
- the LOC136082623 gene encoding piggyBac transposable element-derived protein 4-like — protein sequence MKRSSSANAEDASSSKTSVAAHPLSIDQSVTHQRPKRVSAQQCLFILQDLSEIDSGDESDSTKKSDEADVVEDNLSDDDESSTFINSSESSSDENKDENSCGGSNDLTVKTRRDDVKWTVVSKVEVTGSFQTLNVFTAKSGTTSYCRNVLTPIDAFRLIMDEGFTRFIKKCTVLSANLSNEGWNISDIELDAFIGLIYLRGCMNARNFPVKFLWSEKYGNKAFIETMPRSRFEDIMKNIRFDIRSKRRELIQSDKFSLMSWVLTRFVENSQKCYIPEESLTIDEQLFPTKARCRFTQYMPNKPDKFGIKFWILADLKTKYCLSIKPYLGKDESRVENLGTHVVMSLMEPYLGHGYNVTTDNFFTSVDLATKLLQKKTSIVGTVKHSRKEIPAFDPLPLYDSSFYINGPLNLIVYQAKKKKTVILLSTLHRGATKQSDGKKKPEGILYYNANKCGVDMLDSMCRQMSTKSGCRRWPLAVFFNILDLTGVNAWIIFKKVTQQKISRRKFLYTLSEQLREANITHRKSLVAANSNTTTATNSSTQLSTRLRCQIKTNCKRNLTSIVCESCKKPVCGKCMSNICKYCK from the coding sequence atgaAACGCTCAAGCTCAGCAAACGCTGAAGATGCTTCATCATCAAAAACTTCTGTTGCAGCACATCCTCTTTCAATTGACCAATCAGTTACACATCAACGCCCAAAACGTGTGTCGGCGCAACAGTGTTTGTTCATATTACAAGATCTCTCGGAAATTGACAGTGGTGATGAATCagattcaacaaaaaaaagtgacgAAGCAGATGTTGTTGAAGATAATCTTTCTGATGACGATGAAAGTAGTACTTTTATTAACAGTTCAGAAAGTAGTAGCGATGAAAACAAAGATGAAAATTCATGCGGTGGGAGTAATGATTTAACTGTTAAAACTCGTAGAGATGATGTAAAATGGACTGTTGTGTCAAAAGTTGAGGTAACTGGAAGTTTTCAAACTCTGAATGTGTTTACTGCCAAAAGCGGAACAACTTCTTATTGTCGTAATGTTTTGACTCCTATTGATGCATTTAGACTAATTATGGATGAAGGGTTTACAcgctttatcaaaaaatgtactGTTTTATCTGCCAATTTATCAAATGAAGGATGGAATATAAGCGACATTGAACTTGATGCTTTTATAGGCTTAATATATCTTCGCGGATGCATGAACGCAAGAAATTTTCCGGTTAAATTCCTATGGTCTGAAAAATATGGCAACAAAGCTTTTATAGAAACTATGCCGCGTTCTCGATTTGAAGACATCATGAAAAACATTAGATTTGATATACGTTCAAAACGTAGAGAGCTTATCCAAAGTGATAAATTTTCTCTTATGTCATGGGTGCTGACAAGATTTGTAGAAAACAGTCAAAAATGTTATATACCTGAGGAATCTTTAACAATTGATGAACAGTTGTTCCCAACTAAAGCTCGGTGTCGCTTTACACAGTATATGCCTAATAAACCGGACAAGTTTGGAATCAAATTCTGGATTTTAGCTGATCTAAAGACTAAATATTGTCTCAGTATTAAACCGTATCTAGGTAAAGATGAAAGCCGTGTAGAAAATTTGGGTACTCATGTGGTCATGTCACTAATGGAACCTTATTTAGGCCACGGGTATAATGTTACTACAGATAACTTTTTTACAAGTGTTGATCTTGCAacaaaacttttgcaaaagAAAACGTCAATTGTTGGAACAGTTAAACATAGTAGAAAAGAAATTCCAGCATTTGATCCACTTCCACTTTACGATTCGAGTTTCTACATAAATGGACCGTTGAACTTGATTGTCTATCAAGCAAAGAAGAAGAAAActgtaattttattatcaacacTTCATAGAGGGGCGACTAAGCAAAGTGATGGGAAGAAGAAACCTGAGGGAATACTTTATTACAATGCAAATAAATGTGGAGTTGATATGTTAGATTCAATGTGTCGACAAATGTCAACAAAATCTGGGTGCCGACGTTGGCCACTAGCtgttttcttcaatattttgGATTTGACTGGTGTAAATGCGtggatcatttttaaaaaagttacacaacaaaaaatttcaagacgAAAGTTTCTTTACACTTTATCTGAACAGTTAAGAGAAGCTAATATTACTCACCGAAAATCCCTAGTTGCTGCCAACAGTAATACCACAACAGCTACCAACAGTAGTACACAATTATCAACTCGTTTGAGATGTCAGATAAAAACAAACTGCAAACGTAATCTGACATCAATAGTATGTGAAAGTTGTAAGAAACCTGTTTGTGGAAAGTGCATGtcaaatatatgcaaatattgcaaataa